A window of Candidatus Nomurabacteria bacterium contains these coding sequences:
- a CDS encoding DUF192 domain-containing protein: MPRRASLAVTTLVPLILAAIFFHHPPRQTIILDGKKIDLELAQTPEEMTRGLSGREGLPEDSGMLFVYPEDTVPAFWMKDMRFPIDIIWLDKNWMVVGIEKNLLPSTYPQTFSPPKPIRYVLEKNPS; the protein is encoded by the coding sequence ATGCCTCGCCGAGCAAGTTTAGCGGTAACGACTCTTGTGCCACTGATTCTCGCTGCTATCTTTTTTCACCATCCACCGCGACAAACGATAATACTGGACGGAAAGAAAATTGACTTGGAGTTGGCACAAACCCCGGAAGAAATGACGCGAGGCTTATCTGGTCGAGAGGGCTTACCGGAGGACTCTGGCATGCTTTTCGTTTACCCAGAAGATACCGTCCCAGCCTTCTGGATGAAGGACATGCGCTTCCCCATTGATATAATTTGGCTAGATAAAAACTGGATGGTGGTCGGTATAGAAAAAAATCTCTTACCCTCAACTTATCCGCAAACTTTCTCCCCACCCAAACCGATTCGTTATGTTTTGGAAAAAAACCCCAGTTAG
- the rsmA gene encoding ribosomal RNA small subunit methyltransferase A — MLAKKSLGQNWLRSERVARQIIATANLGPGETVLEIGPGQGFLTKFLLETGARVIAVEKDDRLIELLQGKFAGKKLNLIHGDILELEIDLPKRYKLVANLPYYITGQALRQFLESENQPEKMVLMLQDEVAKRIVAKDGKESLLSIAVKAFGQPKYVEKVLAKCFTPIPKVHSAILSIEKISKDNFIKVDETKFFEIVKRGFGSKRKMLRNHLNVSPVIFTKCGISETGRAENLTLENWLCLAEQV, encoded by the coding sequence ATGCTAGCGAAAAAATCATTGGGCCAGAATTGGTTGCGTTCGGAAAGAGTCGCGCGCCAAATTATAGCAACGGCAAACTTGGGGCCAGGAGAAACAGTCTTGGAGATTGGTCCGGGTCAAGGTTTCCTCACTAAATTCTTACTAGAAACCGGCGCAAGGGTAATCGCGGTAGAAAAGGACGATCGGCTGATTGAGTTGTTACAAGGAAAATTCGCCGGAAAAAAACTGAACCTAATCCACGGCGATATTCTGGAGTTGGAAATTGATTTACCAAAAAGATACAAGCTGGTTGCCAACTTACCTTACTACATAACCGGACAAGCATTGCGACAATTTCTAGAGTCGGAGAACCAGCCAGAGAAAATGGTACTGATGCTACAAGACGAGGTCGCGAAGCGCATTGTCGCCAAAGACGGCAAGGAGAGCTTACTTTCAATCGCCGTCAAGGCTTTCGGTCAGCCAAAATATGTGGAGAAAGTTCTCGCAAAATGTTTCACCCCCATACCGAAAGTACATTCGGCAATCCTTTCCATCGAGAAGATAAGCAAAGACAACTTCATCAAAGTTGACGAAACAAAATTTTTCGAGATCGTGAAAAGGGGATTCGGGAGTAAACGCAAGATGTTGCGCAACCATTTAAATGTTTCACCGGTAATTTTTACAAAATGTGGTATCAGTGAAACAGGTCGAGCAGAAAACTTGACTCTAGAAAACTGGCTATGCCTCGCCGAGCAAGTTTAG
- a CDS encoding UvrD-helicase domain-containing protein: MSLNEAQKTAVEHLVGPLLIVAGAGAGKTKTITERIGHLLTKGVAPDRILAITFTNKAARELRERVGNEQVFVSTFHALGVHILRDNAQKLGLNRNFTIFDKDDSSREIKSILLELGFDPKSLEPRRVLGGISRAKGDGLNRTSYRANTHSGFFTDTVLSVWQKYEENLQKQKALDFDDLLLKTTELLERDPDTLNHYRERWHYLHIDEYQDTNPIQYRLARLLTGERKNICVVGDVDQSIYSWRGADFRNLLRFEQDFPEAKVVLLEENYRSTQNILAAANEVIKQNRERHDKKLFTRNLAGEKISLTITLDEREEAQLVAEKCAELIRAGKNPNEIAILYRANFQSRVLEEALLRSDIPYQVLGTKFLERQEIKDVLSYLRAALNEEDVVSIRRAINLPPRGLGKVTLAKIFSNQEAELSTKVRAKLAEFRKILQTIREAIPAQKPSDLIRTVIEQTGLAKMWREGGPEEGERLENAKELATLALKYDHFPPQQGIEKLLDDATLASDQDSLDEKDQKKVGVKLMTVHAAKGLEFQTVFIIGLEQDLFPHRGRENENETRDTEEERRLFYVALTRAKEKLSLSYAQLRTIYGSRQVTLPSEFLSDIPSELLETENEPTSFIDF, translated from the coding sequence ATGTCACTAAATGAAGCACAAAAAACGGCGGTCGAACATTTAGTGGGCCCGCTTTTAATTGTCGCGGGTGCTGGAGCCGGCAAGACAAAAACAATAACCGAGAGAATAGGTCATCTCCTTACGAAAGGAGTGGCCCCAGATCGGATTTTGGCCATCACCTTTACCAACAAGGCGGCACGAGAACTGCGGGAAAGAGTGGGCAATGAACAAGTTTTCGTGAGCACCTTCCATGCGCTTGGCGTCCACATATTACGTGACAACGCCCAAAAACTGGGGCTTAACAGAAATTTTACCATTTTCGACAAAGATGACTCTTCCCGAGAGATAAAGTCAATTCTGCTGGAGCTCGGTTTCGACCCAAAATCGTTGGAGCCGAGACGAGTGCTTGGTGGGATCTCGCGCGCAAAGGGTGACGGCTTAAATCGGACCAGCTATCGCGCAAACACCCACAGTGGATTCTTCACCGACACGGTTTTAAGTGTGTGGCAAAAATATGAAGAAAACCTTCAGAAACAAAAGGCCCTAGACTTCGACGACTTGCTACTAAAAACGACAGAGTTACTGGAACGCGACCCAGACACCCTAAATCACTACCGAGAACGTTGGCACTACTTACACATTGACGAATATCAGGACACCAACCCGATTCAGTATCGCCTGGCTAGACTACTGACGGGGGAACGAAAAAATATCTGCGTGGTGGGAGACGTGGATCAATCAATTTATTCTTGGCGGGGAGCAGACTTCCGTAACCTACTACGTTTCGAGCAAGATTTTCCCGAAGCCAAGGTTGTTTTGCTAGAAGAAAATTATCGTTCCACCCAAAATATTCTCGCAGCGGCAAACGAGGTCATAAAACAAAATCGCGAGAGACATGACAAAAAGTTATTCACCAGAAATCTGGCCGGGGAAAAAATTAGCTTAACAATCACCCTAGACGAAAGAGAGGAGGCGCAACTAGTGGCAGAAAAATGCGCTGAATTAATACGAGCAGGAAAGAATCCAAACGAAATCGCCATACTTTATCGTGCTAATTTCCAATCTCGTGTTCTCGAAGAAGCCTTGCTACGATCTGATATCCCTTATCAGGTACTAGGAACAAAATTCTTGGAGAGACAAGAAATCAAAGATGTGCTGTCTTACCTTCGAGCCGCCTTAAACGAGGAAGATGTTGTGAGCATAAGGCGCGCCATCAATCTACCACCACGCGGTCTCGGCAAGGTGACTCTGGCAAAAATATTTTCTAATCAAGAAGCTGAATTATCGACAAAAGTTAGAGCAAAATTGGCGGAGTTTAGAAAAATTTTACAAACTATCCGCGAGGCGATACCCGCCCAAAAACCTTCTGACCTAATCAGAACAGTTATCGAACAGACCGGTCTGGCAAAAATGTGGCGCGAAGGTGGGCCAGAAGAAGGGGAGCGTTTGGAGAACGCCAAAGAACTTGCGACACTGGCCTTAAAGTACGACCACTTCCCCCCTCAACAAGGGATTGAAAAATTGTTGGACGACGCAACGCTAGCCTCTGACCAAGATAGCCTGGACGAAAAAGACCAGAAAAAAGTGGGGGTGAAATTAATGACGGTTCACGCCGCCAAAGGATTGGAATTCCAAACCGTTTTTATTATCGGACTAGAACAAGATCTTTTTCCCCACCGTGGTCGCGAAAATGAAAACGAAACCCGCGACACCGAAGAAGAAAGGCGACTCTTTTACGTCGCCCTCACACGCGCAAAAGAAAAACTGTCTCTCTCCTACGCACAACTTCGTACCATTTATGGTTCCCGTCAAGTTACCTTGCCTTCTGAATTCCTGAGTGATATTCCATCAGAGCTGTTAGAAACAGAAAACGAACCGACCAGCTTTATCGATTTTTGA
- a CDS encoding M23 family metallopeptidase, with protein sequence MGGGDITISGDALLPDSGVVGTSADIEETPQSDQISLYVVRSGDSLSGIAKMFNVSVNTIVWANDLPSNAVIREGQTLTILPINGLRHVVTKGETIASIAKKFNGDEKEIVQFNDLVPDAPLAIGQVVLIPGGEEPTSAKTSSPKSSTLVRGASGPSYAGYYLRPIAGGVKTQGLHGYNGVDLASSAGTEILASASGKVLVAKSGGWNGGYGNYVVIGHPNGTQTLYSHLQNTIVFVGQQVVQGQVIGYMGATGKATGIHLHFEIRGAKNPF encoded by the coding sequence ATGGGTGGTGGGGATATCACGATTAGTGGTGATGCTCTCCTCCCCGATTCTGGTGTTGTCGGTACCTCTGCTGATATTGAGGAGACACCTCAAAGTGATCAGATTAGCTTATATGTTGTACGTTCTGGTGACTCGCTTTCTGGTATTGCTAAAATGTTTAACGTTTCGGTCAATACGATTGTGTGGGCCAATGATTTACCCAGTAATGCTGTGATTAGAGAGGGTCAAACACTTACCATTCTTCCAATAAATGGTTTAAGGCACGTTGTAACGAAGGGCGAAACAATCGCGAGTATTGCTAAGAAATTTAATGGAGATGAGAAAGAAATCGTTCAGTTCAATGATCTTGTTCCCGATGCCCCTCTGGCGATTGGTCAAGTTGTGCTAATTCCTGGTGGCGAAGAGCCGACATCAGCCAAAACTTCTAGTCCAAAATCGTCCACCCTTGTTAGGGGCGCAAGTGGCCCAAGTTATGCTGGCTACTATCTCCGACCAATCGCAGGCGGTGTGAAGACGCAGGGCTTGCACGGCTACAACGGTGTCGACTTAGCTTCGAGTGCTGGTACTGAGATTCTCGCCTCCGCTTCTGGTAAGGTGCTTGTCGCTAAGTCTGGTGGCTGGAACGGTGGTTACGGCAACTATGTGGTTATTGGGCACCCAAACGGAACTCAGACTTTGTATTCACATCTTCAGAACACAATTGTTTTCGTTGGTCAGCAGGTTGTTCAGGGCCAAGTGATCGGCTACATGGGTGCAACCGGAAAGGCGACGGGTATCCATCTCCACTTTGAGATTCGTGGCGCGAAGAATCCGTTTTAA
- a CDS encoding YifB family Mg chelatase-like AAA ATPase, protein MLGKVHSAQIVGLKPEIIDIEVDIAKGLHSFSIVGLPDKAVEEARDRISAAIKNSGFRSPQKNNKKVIVSLAPADIKKEGPIFDLAIALAYLKASGEIKFDSDKQLFLGELGLDGTLRPIRGSLMIAEHSRKKGFTEIYLPFNNAREAALIHDLTVYGIRTLKELVHHLSTVTDNEGKVAPVATIKSFPTTIVELEEPAYLNDLAEIKGQATAKRGLEIAAAGGHNLAMSGPPGTGKTMLAKAFASVLPALDFETMLEATGIHSSAGTLGEKLITHPPFRSPHHTSSYVSLVGGGNIPKPGEITLAHRGVLFLDEFPEFDKRVIESLRQPLEDHIIHVARARGSMSFPANFILIAAMNPCPCGNRGLKNKECVCSQAALWRYQRKISGPIADRIDLWLDVGQVDHAKLSDTTTKEESSSVVRERVLHARELQTARFKKTTGKLKTNSDLGVKELKQFAPLTEPATKLLNDSAKHLDLSARAYHRVIKLARTIADLAGDENISEKHLLEALQYRPKARSV, encoded by the coding sequence ATGCTCGGTAAAGTTCACTCGGCCCAAATTGTGGGCTTGAAACCAGAAATCATTGATATAGAAGTGGACATTGCGAAAGGTCTTCACTCTTTTTCAATCGTCGGCTTACCAGATAAAGCGGTAGAGGAAGCGCGTGATCGAATCAGCGCCGCGATTAAAAATTCTGGTTTTCGTTCGCCGCAAAAGAACAACAAAAAAGTCATTGTCTCTCTCGCTCCAGCAGATATCAAGAAGGAAGGTCCGATCTTTGATCTAGCAATCGCACTGGCTTATCTCAAGGCGTCCGGGGAAATCAAATTTGATTCAGACAAACAACTTTTTCTCGGAGAACTTGGTCTGGATGGAACACTCCGACCCATACGCGGCTCCCTAATGATCGCCGAACACTCACGTAAAAAAGGTTTCACAGAAATTTACTTACCATTTAATAACGCCAGAGAAGCGGCGTTAATTCACGACCTTACTGTTTACGGCATCAGGACACTAAAGGAGTTGGTCCACCACCTCTCAACGGTCACAGACAATGAGGGTAAGGTCGCCCCGGTAGCTACAATCAAATCTTTCCCAACCACCATCGTGGAATTAGAGGAACCAGCTTACCTAAATGACTTAGCAGAAATTAAGGGCCAGGCCACAGCCAAACGTGGACTAGAAATTGCCGCCGCCGGTGGCCACAACCTAGCGATGAGCGGCCCGCCCGGCACAGGGAAAACGATGCTAGCCAAAGCATTTGCCAGCGTCTTGCCCGCACTTGATTTTGAAACAATGTTGGAAGCAACAGGTATCCATTCTTCGGCCGGAACACTTGGAGAAAAATTGATCACCCATCCGCCGTTTCGTTCACCCCACCACACCTCCAGTTATGTTTCGCTTGTCGGTGGTGGCAATATTCCGAAACCTGGAGAAATTACCCTTGCACACCGTGGAGTACTTTTCCTTGATGAGTTCCCAGAATTTGACAAGCGGGTTATTGAATCGCTCCGCCAACCACTAGAAGACCACATCATCCACGTCGCCCGCGCCCGCGGTTCAATGAGTTTCCCGGCCAACTTTATCCTCATCGCCGCGATGAATCCCTGTCCCTGCGGTAACCGTGGATTGAAAAACAAGGAATGCGTTTGTTCCCAGGCGGCACTCTGGCGTTATCAACGAAAAATTTCCGGCCCCATTGCCGACCGAATTGACCTCTGGCTTGACGTCGGGCAAGTAGATCACGCGAAACTGTCAGACACAACAACGAAAGAAGAATCTTCTTCCGTTGTTCGAGAACGGGTGCTCCACGCTCGAGAACTTCAAACAGCGAGATTTAAAAAGACGACCGGTAAACTAAAAACGAATAGCGACTTGGGCGTGAAAGAGCTGAAACAGTTCGCCCCACTCACGGAACCCGCCACCAAACTTCTTAATGACTCAGCAAAACATCTAGACTTATCCGCCCGCGCCTATCATCGTGTTATAAAACTTGCCCGTACCATCGCGGACCTTGCTGGCGACGAAAACATCTCGGAAAAACATTTACTGGAGGCCCTGCAATACCGACCCAAGGCACGGAGCGTCTAA
- a CDS encoding TraR/DksA C4-type zinc finger protein, giving the protein MFDLKYWQEKLTAEKTDLESQLSKVGRINPQNKTDWEVKPLDGSETAFRDEVADDLEEMDEREEIERGLEERLHQVLEALDRIANNKFGICEVGGEAIEEERLMTNPAARTCKAHIDAR; this is encoded by the coding sequence ATGTTTGATCTAAAATATTGGCAAGAAAAACTAACGGCTGAAAAAACTGACCTAGAAAGTCAGCTAAGTAAAGTCGGCAGAATTAACCCACAAAACAAGACCGACTGGGAAGTAAAACCGCTTGATGGCAGTGAGACGGCGTTTCGCGATGAAGTGGCAGATGATCTGGAGGAGATGGATGAGAGAGAAGAAATCGAGCGGGGTTTGGAAGAACGCCTACATCAGGTTCTTGAAGCGCTAGATAGAATCGCCAACAACAAATTCGGTATTTGCGAGGTAGGAGGAGAAGCAATTGAGGAAGAGCGCCTAATGACAAACCCAGCAGCCCGCACTTGCAAAGCACATATCGATGCTCGGTAA
- a CDS encoding NYN domain-containing protein, with amino-acid sequence MAIIKHKGQRVGVFIDTQNLYHCAKNLYGARVNFDAIIKEAVSGRDLVRAVAYVVTTESGEEKSFFEAMEKMGIEIKTKDLQIFSGGAKKADWDVGLAVDAVKMAPRVDAIVLATGDGDFVPLVEYLKNHSGNQVEVMSFGRSTSGKLKEIADDFIDLGSNPRKYLLTPNNRRRAKPLL; translated from the coding sequence ATGGCGATAATCAAACATAAGGGTCAGAGAGTCGGCGTTTTCATTGATACGCAGAACCTCTATCATTGCGCCAAGAACCTCTACGGCGCGCGAGTGAACTTCGACGCCATCATCAAGGAGGCGGTCTCTGGACGTGATTTAGTACGCGCGGTCGCCTATGTGGTCACGACAGAAAGCGGTGAAGAAAAGAGCTTTTTCGAGGCAATGGAAAAGATGGGGATTGAAATCAAGACCAAAGATTTACAGATCTTTTCTGGTGGCGCCAAGAAGGCTGACTGGGATGTTGGTCTTGCGGTGGACGCAGTGAAAATGGCGCCCCGAGTGGATGCTATTGTCCTGGCAACAGGCGATGGTGACTTCGTTCCTCTCGTAGAATATCTAAAGAACCACAGTGGAAACCAGGTGGAAGTAATGTCGTTCGGACGCAGCACTTCCGGTAAACTAAAAGAAATCGCCGATGACTTCATTGACCTCGGGTCTAACCCGCGGAAATATCTCCTGACGCCAAACAATCGCCGTCGCGCCAAACCTTTGTTATAA
- the rpsO gene encoding 30S ribosomal protein S15: protein MLKSKKKQVLIKKSRVHEKDTGSSAVQVAILNERIAELTKHLKKNQKDEHSRRGLLKMVAKRRTHEKHLAKQKPVKAK, encoded by the coding sequence ATGCTGAAAAGTAAGAAAAAACAGGTTTTAATTAAGAAAAGCCGTGTCCATGAAAAAGATACCGGTTCCTCGGCCGTTCAAGTGGCTATTTTAAATGAGCGAATTGCTGAATTAACAAAACATTTGAAAAAGAACCAGAAAGATGAGCATTCCCGACGAGGTCTCTTGAAAATGGTGGCCAAGCGTCGCACCCACGAGAAGCATCTCGCCAAGCAGAAACCAGTTAAAGCGAAGTAA
- a CDS encoding tyrosine-type recombinase/integrase → MSSEIEVWRRRFLEHLEIEKGRSLKTVENYDRYLTDFFTFSKINTIKQIDDERIREWRLALNRRGLKKNTQNYHLIALRTFLKHLSWRGVDSLAPNRIELAKTGARELDLISAVELERLLNAPSDKDEKGLRDKAILELFFSTGLRVSELCGLNRDSFDLKQDEFSVRGKGEKVRLVFLSPAARGALQNYLAKRQDLTGEALFVNKDGDRLTPRSVERLIKVYALKAGISKKVTPHIIRHSFATDLLQNGADIRSVQALLGHANIATTQIYTHVTDKHLREVHKRFHGKDRA, encoded by the coding sequence ATGTCTAGCGAGATTGAAGTTTGGCGACGGCGATTTCTAGAGCATCTGGAAATTGAAAAAGGGCGGAGTTTGAAGACGGTAGAAAATTATGACCGCTATCTCACCGATTTTTTTACTTTTTCCAAGATCAACACGATTAAACAGATTGATGATGAACGGATCCGCGAGTGGCGCTTGGCTCTTAATCGTCGCGGACTCAAGAAAAATACGCAAAATTATCACTTGATTGCCCTACGAACCTTTCTTAAGCATCTTTCTTGGCGCGGAGTGGATTCCCTTGCCCCCAATCGCATTGAGCTTGCCAAGACCGGCGCTCGGGAGCTTGATTTAATCAGTGCTGTTGAGCTTGAGAGATTACTAAATGCGCCGAGTGACAAGGATGAAAAAGGTTTGCGAGACAAGGCTATCTTGGAACTCTTCTTCTCGACCGGCCTGCGTGTATCAGAGCTTTGCGGTCTCAACCGAGACAGTTTTGATCTGAAACAGGACGAGTTCAGTGTTCGGGGGAAGGGCGAGAAGGTTCGTCTGGTCTTTCTCTCCCCTGCCGCCCGTGGGGCGCTACAGAATTATTTAGCAAAGAGGCAGGATCTTACTGGTGAGGCTTTGTTTGTAAATAAAGACGGTGACCGACTCACTCCGCGCAGTGTGGAGCGACTGATTAAGGTCTATGCACTTAAGGCTGGAATCTCTAAGAAGGTGACACCACACATAATTCGCCATAGTTTCGCCACGGACCTACTCCAGAACGGCGCAGATATTCGCTCGGTGCAGGCTCTCCTTGGTCATGCCAATATTGCCACGACCCAGATTTATACTCATGTTACAGACAAGCATCTCAGAGAAGTCCACAAACGCTTTCACGGCAAAGATCGTGCTTAG
- a CDS encoding HD domain-containing protein — protein sequence MSHQLKIPVEVSRIIDTLKQGGFSAYLVGGCVRDLLLNRPPKDWDITTSAKPEQIVSLFPKTFYENHFGTVTVVDETAGVGEALKNIEITPFRLEGAYSDKRHPDSVKFSDKLEDDLQRRDFTINALALDPTKGQVVDLFGGESDLKNRTIRSVGQADERFTEDALRILRCVRLAVELGFTIADETTNSIIKNGALVREIAAERIRDELCRIIMSDNPMVGLVLCHKLMILKHFLPELEEGVHVKQNGEHIYDVWEHTLRVLQHSADKKYPLEIRLSALFHDIAKPRTRAFNQDKQNFTFYGHEVVGAKMTKIILARLKFSRETSDRVVNLVRNHMFFSDTEKITLSAVRRIIAKVGRENIDDLLKVRMCDRIGMGRPKEQPYRLRKYQSMIDEALRQPTSVGMLKVRGDDVIHETKLPPGPKIGFILSALLEEVLENPEINERELLMKRAQELANLDEKTLKELGDSGKEKIAELEEGIVDEIRKKHFVK from the coding sequence ATGTCTCACCAACTCAAGATCCCCGTGGAAGTTTCTAGAATAATCGACACCCTAAAACAAGGTGGTTTTTCTGCCTATCTGGTGGGAGGCTGTGTTCGAGATCTCTTACTAAATAGACCCCCCAAAGACTGGGATATCACCACTAGCGCCAAACCGGAGCAAATTGTGTCCCTATTTCCTAAAACCTTCTACGAGAACCACTTCGGCACGGTTACAGTTGTGGACGAGACGGCGGGGGTCGGGGAAGCACTGAAAAACATCGAGATTACGCCATTTCGTCTGGAGGGAGCATATTCTGATAAGCGCCACCCAGATAGTGTTAAATTTAGCGACAAACTGGAAGACGATCTGCAGCGACGCGACTTCACTATCAATGCACTTGCCCTTGACCCAACTAAAGGACAAGTTGTCGACCTTTTTGGAGGTGAAAGTGACCTAAAGAATCGGACAATCCGTTCTGTAGGACAAGCCGATGAACGTTTCACCGAAGACGCCCTAAGAATACTGCGTTGTGTCCGTCTAGCGGTGGAGCTCGGATTCACGATTGCCGATGAAACCACGAATAGCATAATAAAAAACGGGGCTTTAGTCCGTGAAATTGCGGCGGAAAGGATTCGTGACGAATTATGTCGGATAATTATGTCGGACAACCCCATGGTTGGCCTGGTTCTCTGCCATAAACTAATGATCCTAAAGCATTTTCTACCAGAGTTGGAGGAGGGGGTTCACGTGAAACAGAACGGTGAACACATTTACGATGTATGGGAACATACCCTCCGTGTCCTCCAACACTCCGCCGACAAGAAATACCCCCTAGAAATAAGGCTTTCCGCCCTGTTTCACGATATTGCGAAGCCACGAACACGCGCCTTTAACCAAGATAAGCAAAATTTCACCTTCTACGGCCATGAGGTTGTGGGGGCAAAAATGACAAAGATTATCCTGGCTAGGCTTAAGTTTTCACGTGAAACCAGCGATAGGGTAGTTAACCTGGTGAGAAACCATATGTTCTTCAGCGACACGGAGAAAATCACCTTGTCTGCAGTTCGTCGTATTATTGCTAAAGTTGGACGAGAAAACATCGACGATCTGCTAAAAGTCAGGATGTGTGACCGAATTGGTATGGGTCGCCCCAAGGAACAGCCCTACCGTCTACGCAAATATCAGTCAATGATCGACGAAGCATTACGCCAGCCAACCAGTGTTGGGATGCTAAAGGTAAGAGGAGACGATGTTATTCATGAAACGAAACTTCCGCCAGGACCCAAGATAGGCTTTATTCTTAGCGCTTTATTGGAAGAAGTGCTGGAAAACCCAGAAATAAACGAAAGGGAGTTGCTAATGAAACGTGCCCAAGAACTAGCGAATCTAGATGAAAAAACCCTAAAAGAGCTGGGTGACTCCGGTAAAGAAAAGATTGCTGAACTCGAAGAGGGAATCGTTGACGAAATTCGCAAAAAACATTTCGTAAAATAG
- a CDS encoding YraN family protein — protein MDNLGDNVHKGQTFKLEVGQKGEDLACLFLKKHNFTIISRNYWKKWGEIDIVAQKGNDLRFVEVKTVSRNSVTRESLGGDKDDYEPEDNMHSWKRARLRRVIETYLLEKNIDDDKIDWQVDVISVYINPEGQELKIDWLEDVVL, from the coding sequence GTGGATAACCTTGGGGACAATGTGCATAAAGGACAGACCTTTAAGTTGGAGGTTGGTCAAAAAGGGGAGGATTTAGCTTGTTTGTTTCTTAAGAAACATAATTTTACGATAATTAGCCGTAATTATTGGAAAAAATGGGGTGAAATCGATATTGTGGCTCAAAAGGGGAACGATTTACGTTTTGTGGAGGTGAAAACGGTCTCACGAAACAGTGTTACACGTGAAAGCTTGGGGGGAGATAAGGATGATTATGAGCCGGAAGATAATATGCATTCATGGAAACGCGCTCGTTTGCGACGCGTAATCGAGACTTATTTGTTGGAAAAAAATATCGACGACGACAAAATTGATTGGCAGGTAGATGTGATTTCTGTTTACATTAATCCTGAGGGACAGGAGTTAAAAATTGACTGGCTGGAAGATGTGGTGTTGTAG
- a CDS encoding DoxX family membrane protein — MNKTQKISLFLLRVGLGLFFFYAGFSKIIDSSWSAAGYISSAKHFVGFYGALLSPSILPIVNFLNAWGLTLLGLSLLTGIFVRLSSILGIVLMALYYLALPFPHPDAHSFIIDDHIILILALLVVINFGAGKIWSLTRRA, encoded by the coding sequence ATGAACAAAACCCAAAAGATTTCCTTATTCCTACTCCGAGTCGGCTTAGGTCTTTTCTTTTTCTACGCCGGATTCAGTAAAATAATCGATTCCTCGTGGTCGGCAGCTGGCTATATCTCTAGTGCGAAGCACTTTGTTGGTTTCTACGGAGCATTATTATCACCAAGTATCTTGCCAATCGTTAATTTCCTAAATGCCTGGGGCCTAACTTTACTTGGCTTATCACTACTAACAGGAATTTTCGTCCGCTTAAGCTCTATCTTGGGTATTGTTCTAATGGCACTCTACTACCTGGCTCTCCCCTTTCCCCACCCAGATGCCCACTCGTTTATCATTGACGACCACATCATTCTGATTCTGGCATTACTCGTTGTCATCAATTTCGGAGCTGGAAAAATTTGGAGTTTGACGAGACGGGCCTAA